In Salmo salar chromosome ssa03, Ssal_v3.1, whole genome shotgun sequence, a single genomic region encodes these proteins:
- the LOC106599183 gene encoding transcription factor HES-1-B, whose protein sequence is MPADILEKTSPSSVAATPSGVNGNPDKLRTASEHRKSSKPIMEKRRRARINESLGQLKTLILDALKKDSSRHSKLEKADILEMTVKHLRNMQRLQMTGAISTDPSVLGKYRAGFSECMSEVTRFLSTCEGVNMEVMSQLLSHLAGCVSQINTVNYSTHRQSLPYPPHPAHPTLGQAIVQIPSASPPNVIMPCKSGSPINFTSEVAKLYSGLQIVSATDGQFAFLIPSAALAHMSVPNALPGNPTVAVAVSPVVPPITADSVWRPW, encoded by the exons ATGCCGGCTGATATTTTGGAGAAAACTTCCCCATCTTCTGTTGCAGCCACTCCGTCGGGCGTAAATGGAAATCCAGATAAACTAAGGACTGCCTCAGAGCACAGAAAG TCTTCTAAGCCAATTATGGAGAAGAGAAGACGCGCGCGAATCAACGAAAGCCTTGGACAGCTCAAGACACTCATACTGGACGCTCTAAAGAAAGAT AGCTCCAGGCATTCGAAGCTGGAGAAGGCGGACATCCTTGAGATGACTGTGAAGCACCTAAGGAATATGCAGCGTCTTCAAATGACTG GCGCTATAAGCACGGATCCATCAGTCCTTGGCAAGTACAGAGCGGGATTCAGCGAGTGCATGAGTGAAGTCACCCGTTTTCTGTCCACGTGTGAAGGGGTGAACATGGAGGTCATGTCCCAACTTCTCAGCCACTTAGCCGGTTGTGTGTCACAGATCAACACCGTAAACTACTCAACTCATCGCCAGAGCCTCCCCTACCCTCCGCATCCAGCGCATCCAACGCTTGGCCAAGCCATTGTGCAAATCCCAAGTGCGTCGCCTCCGAATGTAATCATGCCTTGCAAAAGTGGCTCGCCAATCAACTTCACATCAGAAGTGGCAAAATTATACAGTGGACTTCAGATTGTGTCAGCGACAGATGGACAATTCGCCTTTCTGATTCCAAGCGCTGCCCTTGCGCATATGAGCGTGCCAAACGCCCTACCGGGCAATCCAACAGTTGCGGTGGCGGTGTCACCTGTTGTACCTCCCATCACTGCAGACTCCGTGTGGAGACCATGGTAG